From the genome of Vibrio porteresiae DSM 19223, one region includes:
- a CDS encoding PepSY domain-containing protein — protein MLNLHGKALAFCTLLTSLSFASWADTPPPPPKQEMHPPGAQIDIDEDQDEVYEAVREGKIRPFSELYQAVAQQLNGRVIKVELDEDDDMWVYELKMVYQNSVYKVEYNARDLSIIALRGRNVMELIKR, from the coding sequence ATGCTTAATTTACATGGCAAAGCGCTGGCTTTCTGCACTTTACTAACCAGTCTCTCCTTTGCGAGCTGGGCAGACACACCTCCACCACCGCCAAAACAAGAGATGCATCCACCAGGGGCGCAAATCGATATCGACGAAGACCAAGATGAGGTGTACGAGGCGGTACGTGAAGGCAAAATTCGGCCCTTCTCCGAACTTTATCAAGCCGTTGCTCAGCAATTGAACGGACGTGTGATAAAAGTAGAACTGGATGAAGACGATGACATGTGGGTGTACGAACTGAAAATGGTCTACCAAAACAGTGTCTACAAAGTGGAATACAATGCACGCGACCTGAGCATCATTGCCCTACGTGGTCGTAACGTGATGGAACTGATTAAAAGATAA
- a CDS encoding ATP-binding protein, with amino-acid sequence MLNNALSKRSIKLSIKSRLLWAATLWLSLMILAAGYLIPSLVSQYLVQNAQQQMTLAMDQITANLGANSKGQLTLPIRLSDPRYSQPYSGLYWTAEMDDQLLRSRSLWDQVLKQDKHGLTKGWLGAKGEPLITLTRTIYLPEFSHSIDIVVGMDRAPVEETVSKVINQLWLILGLLFVGILMLVSVQVSWSLLPLRRMQKELTSLRQGQQSELSDSYPVEVSPLVKDLNALLFHYQELLDRARNHAGNLSHALKTPLSVLKNEIDKLDEETYQKLSAPVSQIQGQIDYHLGRARMAGASNILAVKSCPSERVDAISMAFDKIYASQEVTLVNELDSDLLVAVDGSDLDEMLGNLLENSYKWSNSLIRIYSQPIDKEWVELCIEDDGPGIAAEKLESAIERGVRLDETMPGTGLGLNIVAEMAHSYRGELRLEKAKLGGLKATLKLKMAS; translated from the coding sequence ATGCTGAATAATGCCTTAAGTAAACGTTCCATTAAATTGAGTATCAAAAGCCGCCTACTATGGGCGGCTACGCTTTGGTTAAGCTTGATGATTTTGGCCGCAGGCTATTTAATTCCTAGCCTCGTCAGTCAATATCTAGTGCAAAATGCTCAACAGCAGATGACACTGGCAATGGACCAAATCACCGCGAATCTCGGAGCCAATAGCAAAGGCCAACTGACCTTACCCATTCGCCTTTCCGATCCGCGTTACAGCCAGCCCTACAGTGGGCTTTACTGGACAGCTGAGATGGACGATCAACTGCTGCGCTCGCGTTCCTTGTGGGACCAAGTGTTAAAACAAGATAAACATGGCTTAACTAAAGGCTGGCTTGGGGCCAAAGGCGAGCCGCTGATTACCCTAACCCGCACTATCTATTTACCGGAATTCTCGCACTCTATTGATATAGTCGTCGGGATGGACCGAGCACCAGTGGAAGAGACGGTATCCAAAGTGATTAACCAGCTGTGGCTCATTCTTGGCTTGCTGTTCGTGGGGATTCTCATGTTGGTTAGCGTGCAAGTCTCTTGGTCGCTTTTGCCACTGCGCCGGATGCAAAAAGAGCTCACGTCTCTGCGTCAAGGTCAACAATCCGAATTAAGTGACAGCTACCCAGTCGAAGTGTCTCCTTTAGTTAAAGACCTCAACGCCCTACTCTTTCACTATCAAGAGCTGTTAGACCGTGCGCGTAATCACGCGGGAAACCTCTCTCACGCATTAAAAACGCCATTATCGGTGCTGAAAAACGAAATCGATAAACTCGATGAAGAGACGTATCAAAAACTGTCGGCGCCAGTATCCCAAATTCAAGGGCAGATAGACTATCACCTTGGGCGCGCCCGCATGGCTGGTGCCAGCAATATTTTGGCTGTCAAATCTTGTCCAAGTGAACGTGTCGATGCTATCTCGATGGCGTTCGATAAAATCTACGCCTCCCAAGAAGTGACCTTAGTTAACGAACTCGATTCAGACCTCTTGGTCGCAGTAGATGGTTCTGACCTAGATGAAATGTTAGGTAACCTACTGGAAAACAGCTATAAATGGTCCAATTCCTTGATTCGAATCTATAGCCAACCTATCGATAAAGAGTGGGTTGAGCTGTGTATTGAAGATGATGGCCCTGGAATTGCAGCAGAAAAGCTTGAGAGCGCGATTGAACGCGGTGTCCGCCTTGACGAAACCATGCCAGGAACGGGTCTTGGCTTAAACATTGTCGCCGAAATGGCGCACAGCTATCGCGGAGAATTACGCTTAGAAAAAGCCAAGCTCGGTGGTTTAAAAGCAACGCTGAAACTAAAAATGGCCTCTTAA
- a CDS encoding ABC transporter ATP-binding protein: MLRLVNLSKGYADGDEFHPVLQGAKLTLHRGDQVALMGESGSGKSTLLNLISGLDVADSGEIWFDDFAMHDTSEKKRTEFRRNGIGHIFQQFNLLPTLNIADNIRFCRQLKGMPEDPSLWRQILSALDLMPLLGRYPEEVSGGQQQRAAIARALYMEPRILLADEPTGSLDERNAEAVMRLLTSLAREVECTLLLVTHSEQVAKHLDGSIKLQGGQLHVMARS; this comes from the coding sequence ATGTTACGACTAGTAAACCTATCCAAAGGATATGCAGACGGTGATGAGTTCCATCCAGTACTGCAAGGAGCTAAGTTAACATTACACCGTGGTGATCAAGTGGCCTTAATGGGCGAGAGTGGTTCAGGTAAAAGTACCTTGCTGAACTTGATCTCTGGGCTTGATGTCGCTGATTCAGGTGAAATCTGGTTTGATGATTTTGCCATGCATGACACCAGCGAAAAGAAACGTACTGAGTTTCGCCGTAATGGTATTGGTCATATCTTTCAGCAGTTTAACCTGCTGCCTACCTTAAATATCGCAGATAACATTCGTTTTTGCCGTCAATTGAAAGGCATGCCTGAAGATCCGAGTTTATGGCGTCAAATTTTATCCGCATTGGACTTAATGCCGCTATTAGGGCGTTACCCTGAAGAAGTCTCGGGTGGACAGCAACAACGCGCGGCGATTGCTCGGGCTCTTTACATGGAGCCGCGTATTTTGCTGGCAGACGAACCGACGGGGAGTTTGGATGAGCGCAATGCGGAAGCGGTAATGCGACTTTTAACTAGCCTAGCGCGTGAAGTCGAGTGCACATTGCTGTTAGTGACTCACAGCGAACAGGTTGCGAAACATTTGGATGGCAGTATCAAGCTGCAAGGGGGACAACTGCATGTTATGGCCCGTAGTTAA
- a CDS encoding SDR family oxidoreductase, with protein sequence MKRILVLGASGYVGSQLVPILLDQGYTVTAAARNVQYLYARLHDHPNLTIQYLDLANAPAVQEIVPHFDLVFFLVHGMAQGDDFVNYELSLAKNVRDALTDSQVQHVIYLSAIQPLSGSSEHIKARSETGKILREGNVPVTELRAGVIIGPGSAAFEIMRDFVYNLPILVTPKSVDSSANPIALDNLNYYLLCLINDAPQSHQTYEVGGADILSYREQFRIICELANKPFRLWSTRLLTPRMASYWLSLITSVPKSIGRALMDGLSHDFIADRQAIEARFPQPLITYREAARQTIEQEGVFVRSKVWGFDPTALHRWQPGFGYYPKQAGASIKTDLPAEALWEVIQKIGSAQEGYFFANILWRTREWLDLFFGGGIPVRRSPPGPELKVGDFIDSWKVIRCEPNRFLSLFFGMKAPGLGRLECTISDQGDKRELDIRAWWHPQGMPGLLYWFAMMPAHLFIFRGMVKAIERKARKIQQGHSH encoded by the coding sequence ATGAAGCGAATTTTGGTGCTTGGTGCTTCTGGCTATGTGGGCTCTCAGTTAGTCCCTATTCTATTAGACCAAGGTTATACCGTCACAGCGGCCGCCCGTAATGTGCAATACCTGTACGCTCGCTTACACGATCACCCAAACCTGACTATTCAATATTTGGATTTGGCTAATGCACCTGCTGTGCAAGAGATCGTGCCACATTTCGACCTCGTCTTTTTCTTAGTCCACGGCATGGCACAAGGTGACGACTTTGTTAATTATGAACTCTCTCTGGCAAAAAACGTTCGTGATGCTTTAACCGATAGTCAAGTACAGCATGTTATCTACCTTAGTGCGATTCAGCCCTTATCTGGCAGTTCCGAACACATCAAAGCACGCAGTGAAACTGGCAAAATCTTGCGCGAAGGCAACGTTCCCGTTACGGAACTGCGCGCTGGCGTCATCATCGGCCCAGGGTCTGCCGCCTTTGAAATCATGCGGGACTTTGTCTACAACCTACCCATATTGGTGACGCCAAAGTCTGTAGACTCAAGCGCAAACCCAATCGCCTTAGATAACCTGAACTACTATTTGCTCTGTTTGATTAATGATGCGCCGCAATCTCATCAAACCTACGAGGTGGGCGGCGCTGACATCCTCAGCTATCGCGAGCAATTTCGTATCATCTGCGAATTGGCCAATAAGCCGTTTCGTTTATGGTCAACACGCTTGCTCACACCACGTATGGCATCCTATTGGCTCTCATTAATTACCTCAGTGCCCAAATCCATTGGGCGCGCCTTGATGGATGGGTTATCCCATGACTTTATTGCTGATCGCCAGGCAATCGAAGCACGCTTTCCGCAACCATTAATCACTTATCGAGAAGCGGCTCGCCAAACTATCGAACAAGAGGGCGTGTTTGTGCGCAGCAAGGTGTGGGGGTTTGACCCAACAGCCCTGCACCGTTGGCAACCGGGGTTTGGTTATTATCCCAAACAAGCAGGCGCTTCGATTAAAACAGATCTTCCCGCTGAAGCGTTATGGGAAGTGATACAAAAGATCGGCAGTGCCCAAGAAGGTTATTTCTTTGCCAACATTCTATGGCGAACGCGAGAATGGCTAGACCTGTTCTTTGGCGGTGGCATTCCGGTGCGTCGTTCCCCTCCTGGGCCAGAACTGAAGGTGGGAGATTTTATTGATTCTTGGAAAGTGATTCGCTGTGAGCCTAATCGCTTCCTCTCGCTGTTTTTTGGGATGAAAGCCCCTGGGTTAGGTCGTCTTGAATGTACGATTAGCGATCAAGGAGATAAGCGTGAACTAGACATCCGCGCGTGGTGGCATCCCCAAGGCATGCCCGGCCTCCTCTACTGGTTTGCCATGATGCCAGCGCACCTGTTTATTTTTCGCGGTATGGTCAAAGCCATTGAACGCAAAGCGCGCAAAATCCAGCAAGGCCATAGCCACTAA
- a CDS encoding DEAD/DEAH box helicase → MYTLRPYQSDSVKAVIHYFRHHSTPAVIVLPTGAGKSLVIAELARLAKGRVLVLTHVKELVEQNHAKYESYGLTAAIFSAGLGRKETDEKVVFASVQSMANSLDAFTEEFSLLVIDECHRVPDNDKSTYRRAIAHVQECNPNIKILGLTATPYRLDMGWIYRYHTRGQVRTEQDRFFRDCIFELPIRYLLDEGFLTPANIMDMAVLGYDFSTIRPSANGYYRESDLNAVLKKSSRATPAIIEQVIELAKDRQGVMIFASTVDHAKEIMSYLTDESAALVIGDTSADERDRIINTFKRREIKFLVNVSVLTTGFDAPHVDLIAVLRPTESISLYQQIVGRGLRLSEGKTDCLVLEYAGNHYDLFQPEVGEPQPNADSEIVTIPCPACGFNNNFWGKLDSNGFLIEHYGRRCQGYFEDDETGEREECGYRFRAKFCGECGADNDIAARRCHECDAVLVDPDKKLRDALKLKDALIMHCVDLRMEPGKNKLGKPQLKITYISDTDAEISEFWQLSTKRQKEDFLRRFVNPHLVDRHRPFEETAPTKIAANEHRFRPPELIIARKEGRFWVIRDKLFERPSEEAMAQINAVSQA, encoded by the coding sequence ATGTATACACTGCGCCCTTATCAAAGTGATTCGGTTAAAGCCGTTATTCACTACTTTCGTCATCACAGCACCCCAGCGGTGATCGTCCTTCCTACTGGTGCGGGCAAAAGCCTGGTTATCGCAGAATTGGCTCGGCTGGCAAAAGGCCGTGTTTTGGTGCTGACTCACGTTAAAGAGTTGGTTGAACAAAACCACGCGAAATACGAAAGCTACGGATTAACCGCGGCGATTTTCTCTGCTGGCTTAGGCCGCAAAGAGACGGACGAAAAAGTCGTGTTTGCGTCAGTGCAGTCGATGGCTAATAGCCTCGATGCGTTCACGGAAGAGTTTTCACTGCTGGTTATCGATGAATGCCATCGCGTACCTGATAACGACAAAAGCACTTATCGCCGTGCAATTGCGCACGTCCAAGAGTGCAATCCCAATATCAAAATCCTTGGCTTAACCGCGACGCCTTACCGTTTGGATATGGGCTGGATATACCGCTACCACACTCGTGGTCAAGTGCGCACCGAGCAAGACCGTTTTTTCCGCGATTGTATCTTCGAGCTGCCAATTCGTTATCTGCTCGATGAAGGCTTTCTCACCCCCGCGAACATCATGGACATGGCAGTATTAGGCTATGATTTTTCGACGATTCGCCCCTCTGCGAACGGTTACTATCGCGAATCCGACCTGAATGCCGTACTTAAAAAGTCTTCCCGTGCGACACCGGCCATCATTGAACAGGTCATTGAATTAGCCAAAGATCGTCAAGGGGTGATGATTTTTGCCTCGACGGTTGACCACGCAAAAGAGATCATGAGTTATCTCACTGATGAATCGGCTGCTTTGGTTATTGGCGATACCTCCGCTGACGAACGCGATCGAATTATCAATACCTTTAAGCGTCGAGAAATCAAATTCCTCGTCAACGTATCCGTGTTAACCACTGGATTTGACGCGCCTCATGTGGATCTTATTGCAGTACTACGCCCCACTGAATCGATCAGTTTGTATCAACAAATCGTCGGCCGTGGTTTGCGTTTAAGCGAAGGGAAAACCGACTGTTTGGTGCTGGAATACGCCGGTAATCATTACGACCTTTTTCAACCAGAGGTGGGAGAACCGCAACCCAATGCCGACAGTGAAATCGTCACCATTCCCTGCCCTGCTTGTGGTTTTAACAATAACTTTTGGGGCAAGCTCGATAGCAACGGTTTTCTTATTGAACATTATGGTCGTCGCTGCCAAGGCTATTTTGAAGATGACGAAACCGGCGAACGCGAAGAGTGTGGCTATCGTTTTCGCGCCAAATTCTGTGGTGAATGTGGCGCTGACAATGACATCGCTGCCCGCCGCTGTCACGAATGTGATGCGGTTCTGGTCGACCCAGATAAGAAGCTGCGCGATGCGCTCAAACTCAAAGATGCGCTCATCATGCATTGTGTCGATTTGCGCATGGAGCCGGGCAAAAACAAACTCGGCAAACCTCAGCTCAAAATCACTTACATCAGCGATACCGATGCCGAGATCAGCGAATTTTGGCAACTGAGCACCAAACGGCAAAAAGAGGATTTTCTTCGCCGCTTTGTCAATCCACACTTAGTCGATCGCCATCGTCCCTTTGAAGAAACAGCGCCCACCAAAATCGCTGCCAATGAACATCGCTTTCGGCCACCCGAACTGATCATTGCGCGTAAAGAAGGCCGCTTTTGGGTCATTCGCGACAAGTTATTTGAACGCCCAAGTGAAGAAGCGATGGCACAAATCAACGCCGTATCACAAGCTTAA
- a CDS encoding DUF2913 family protein, producing the protein MTEYYLEIQNVVNTALAELTQEHQAGKLVDAPVANNHFLVRWVTKAIKGQRFHRCVLGDLNRWQKAGRSQGNDAMLLPTFRRISAYYQHFFAAGETVITDSKIEAFLDKMEQEDWEVTTSEPIVGQRKVQIFTDGQNSLALCSVQCESCFDGPNLVKPMSWFVRGNHARFIELAMEAGFMLHKRTDYKSNVKYHGEYLIYPLNQGVQLAEMPLSFTGA; encoded by the coding sequence GTGACTGAATATTATCTAGAAATTCAAAACGTGGTGAATACCGCATTAGCTGAGTTAACTCAGGAGCACCAAGCGGGCAAGCTGGTCGACGCACCTGTAGCGAATAACCACTTTTTAGTTCGTTGGGTAACGAAAGCGATCAAAGGTCAGCGTTTTCATCGTTGCGTGCTAGGCGATTTAAACCGTTGGCAGAAAGCTGGGCGTTCACAAGGCAATGACGCAATGTTGTTACCAACATTTCGTCGTATTTCTGCCTATTATCAGCACTTTTTTGCTGCAGGCGAAACCGTCATTACGGACAGTAAAATCGAAGCGTTTTTGGACAAGATGGAACAAGAGGATTGGGAAGTCACCACCTCTGAACCTATCGTTGGTCAAAGAAAAGTGCAGATCTTCACGGATGGTCAAAACTCATTGGCACTTTGCTCAGTGCAATGTGAATCTTGTTTTGATGGCCCGAATCTAGTTAAGCCAATGAGCTGGTTTGTTCGCGGTAATCATGCTCGCTTTATTGAGCTGGCGATGGAAGCAGGCTTTATGTTGCACAAACGCACCGATTATAAATCGAACGTGAAATACCATGGTGAGTATCTGATTTACCCGCTTAACCAAGGTGTTCAACTGGCGGAAATGCCCCTGTCGTTTACTGGCGCATAA
- the rsuA gene encoding 16S rRNA pseudouridine(516) synthase RsuA, translated as MRLDKFLCDVLGVTRKEATQLLKSGEVEVNGAVEKKGATQVNEQSEVLWQDRELILTGPKYIMLNKPEGFVCSHADEFNQTAFVLLDLPNMKDLHFAGRLDVDTTGLVLITDDGKWSHRITSPKHKCDKTYRVWLADPIQADYAEQFAAGIELRNEREKTLPAQLEVIDETQVLLTIHEGKYHQVKRMFAALGNKVIGLHRESVGAIVLDDTLEPGEYRFLTEEEVASVWA; from the coding sequence ATGCGTTTAGATAAATTTCTGTGTGATGTTTTAGGCGTGACACGTAAAGAAGCAACTCAGCTTCTAAAAAGCGGTGAAGTTGAAGTCAATGGCGCGGTTGAGAAGAAAGGCGCGACTCAAGTTAACGAACAAAGTGAAGTGCTTTGGCAAGATCGCGAGCTGATTCTCACTGGGCCAAAATACATCATGCTCAACAAACCAGAAGGGTTTGTTTGTTCCCATGCTGATGAGTTTAATCAAACAGCGTTTGTTTTGCTCGATTTGCCAAACATGAAAGATTTGCACTTTGCGGGTCGATTAGATGTTGATACCACAGGTTTGGTTTTGATCACCGATGATGGTAAATGGTCGCATCGCATTACTTCGCCAAAACACAAATGCGATAAAACCTATCGCGTGTGGCTTGCTGATCCAATTCAAGCAGATTATGCAGAGCAGTTTGCGGCGGGGATTGAACTGCGTAACGAACGTGAGAAAACGTTACCAGCACAATTAGAAGTGATCGACGAGACTCAAGTACTGTTGACCATCCACGAAGGCAAGTATCACCAAGTGAAGCGTATGTTTGCTGCATTGGGCAACAAGGTGATTGGTTTGCACCGTGAAAGTGTCGGCGCTATCGTTTTAGATGACACCTTAGAACCGGGTGAATACCGTTTCTTGACTGAAGAAGAAGTCGCTTCAGTTTGGGCTTAA
- a CDS encoding response regulator transcription factor, with amino-acid sequence MKILVVEDDVRLGEQIMAALEGNDWVPEWSQDGVDALYRATSEEWDVIVLDLGLPKLDGLTVLKSLRDENINTPVVILSARDNLTQRVEGLNAGADDYLTKPFEMMELIARIRAQLRRASGNASPVMQVGSLSLDTRSSKVMWQGQAVSLTALEYKVVAYFMHNPEKVISRTELVEHIYKQDFDRDSNTIEVFIGRIRKKIAPDVIKTVRGLGYRLHAE; translated from the coding sequence ATGAAAATATTAGTAGTTGAAGATGACGTGCGTTTAGGTGAGCAGATTATGGCTGCTTTAGAAGGCAATGATTGGGTCCCAGAGTGGTCGCAAGATGGTGTCGATGCTCTTTATCGTGCCACTTCCGAAGAGTGGGATGTCATTGTCCTTGACTTAGGACTGCCAAAACTGGATGGCCTCACCGTATTAAAAAGCCTACGCGATGAGAACATCAATACTCCAGTGGTGATTCTCAGTGCCCGTGACAATCTCACTCAACGAGTCGAAGGGTTAAATGCCGGTGCCGATGACTATCTCACCAAACCATTTGAGATGATGGAGCTGATTGCTCGTATTCGCGCTCAATTGCGCCGCGCCTCTGGCAATGCCTCGCCCGTGATGCAAGTGGGGTCGCTAAGCTTGGATACCCGCAGCTCTAAGGTGATGTGGCAAGGCCAAGCGGTGAGCTTAACGGCATTGGAATACAAAGTCGTTGCTTACTTTATGCATAACCCAGAAAAAGTCATTTCACGTACAGAACTGGTTGAACACATCTACAAACAAGATTTTGACCGTGATTCCAACACCATTGAAGTGTTCATTGGCCGAATCCGTAAAAAAATTGCGCCGGATGTGATCAAAACCGTTCGAGGACTAGGTTACCGCTTACATGCTGAATAA
- a CDS encoding Bcr/CflA family multidrug efflux MFS transporter yields the protein MRSTSPTSSHISHISFLMFIALGAIGALTPLAIDMYLPAMPSIAKDLGVAAGAVQITLTAYTAGFAIGQLIHGPLADSFGRRPIMIIGTLCFALAGILSALSQGIIELTWVRAAQGFAGAAAAVVIQAVVRDMFDREDFARAMSFVTLTVTLAPLIAPMLGGYLAIWFGWRSIFWVLALFAIAVIGLVLWQTPETLKPENRQPLHLGSTLKNYFSLCRNREAMGLIFAGAFSFSGMFAFLTAGSFIYIDIFGVSPSEFGYLFGLNIVAMIAMTMLNGRIVKKVGSHAMLRLGLTIQLLAGLGLFLGWWFDAGIWGTVPFVVMFIGTISTIGSNSMGLLLSGYPRMAGTASSLAGTLRFGTGSLVGSIVAALPGDTMWPMVFAMAGCSLLSVACYWIFGRKA from the coding sequence ATGCGCTCAACATCCCCAACGTCTAGTCATATTTCACACATCAGTTTTCTGATGTTTATCGCTCTTGGTGCTATCGGTGCTTTAACGCCGTTGGCGATCGATATGTATTTACCTGCCATGCCTTCAATCGCAAAAGATTTAGGGGTCGCTGCAGGGGCAGTTCAGATCACGCTAACGGCTTACACGGCGGGCTTTGCCATTGGTCAGTTAATTCATGGTCCCTTGGCAGACAGCTTTGGTCGTCGCCCTATTATGATTATTGGCACCTTATGCTTTGCGTTGGCTGGTATCCTTAGTGCCTTATCACAGGGCATTATTGAGTTGACTTGGGTGCGAGCAGCACAAGGTTTTGCTGGTGCCGCTGCGGCGGTAGTTATTCAAGCCGTAGTGCGCGATATGTTCGATCGCGAAGATTTCGCTCGCGCGATGTCATTTGTGACCTTAACGGTCACTTTGGCGCCGCTGATTGCTCCAATGCTGGGCGGCTACTTGGCCATTTGGTTTGGTTGGCGCTCGATTTTTTGGGTGCTAGCGCTGTTTGCTATTGCAGTGATTGGTTTGGTGCTTTGGCAAACTCCAGAGACGTTAAAACCAGAAAACCGCCAACCATTGCATCTTGGTAGCACGCTCAAAAACTATTTTAGCCTCTGTCGTAACCGTGAAGCGATGGGCCTCATTTTTGCTGGGGCGTTTTCTTTCTCTGGCATGTTTGCTTTTTTAACGGCAGGGTCTTTTATTTACATCGATATTTTTGGTGTGAGCCCCAGTGAGTTTGGTTACCTGTTTGGTTTAAACATTGTCGCTATGATCGCCATGACCATGCTCAATGGTCGTATAGTGAAAAAGGTGGGTTCCCATGCGATGCTACGTTTGGGCTTAACCATTCAATTGCTCGCTGGCCTTGGTCTATTCTTAGGCTGGTGGTTTGATGCAGGAATTTGGGGAACCGTGCCATTTGTGGTGATGTTTATTGGCACGATTTCGACGATCGGCAGTAATTCAATGGGGCTACTTCTTAGCGGGTATCCCCGTATGGCTGGCACAGCATCTTCTTTGGCGGGAACGTTACGTTTCGGCACAGGTTCGCTGGTCGGTTCTATTGTGGCAGCATTACCGGGCGACACTATGTGGCCGATGGTCTTTGCGATGGCAGGGTGTTCACTGCTGTCTGTTGCCTGTTATTGGATATTTGGAAGAAAAGCATAG